A single Prochlorococcus marinus XMU1410 DNA region contains:
- a CDS encoding 5-formyltetrahydrofolate cyclo-ligase: MTIFENKKLERDRFRKLRDGISLNQRENVEKNVKLYIDSLIKGFKNIGYIAIYWPLKNEVDIRSLKKKFTLALPRCEDKKELLFYPWDEKPLTKDFEGILSPNNSSPLSHLQISMIFVPCLSVDKNLIRLGYGGGYFDKLRRDNAWRNVPCIGVLTSNCVSTVPLSRAEWDIPLSGFITEKEIFV; the protein is encoded by the coding sequence ATGACGATCTTTGAAAATAAGAAATTGGAAAGGGATAGGTTTAGAAAACTAAGAGATGGGATTTCTCTTAATCAAAGAGAAAATGTAGAAAAAAATGTAAAATTATATATTGATTCATTAATTAAGGGTTTTAAAAATATTGGTTATATAGCCATATATTGGCCTCTTAAAAATGAAGTTGATATAAGAAGTCTTAAGAAAAAATTTACTTTAGCTTTGCCTAGATGTGAAGATAAAAAAGAGTTGTTATTTTATCCATGGGACGAAAAACCTCTTACTAAAGACTTTGAGGGGATACTAAGTCCAAATAACTCTTCTCCATTAAGTCATTTGCAAATAAGCATGATATTTGTACCATGTCTTTCCGTTGATAAAAATTTAATAAGATTAGGTTATGGAGGAGGTTATTTTGATAAATTAAGGAGAGATAATGCTTGGAGAAATGTTCCATGCATTGGAGTATTAACTTCTAATTGTGTAAGTACGGTTCCATTAAGCAGAGCTGAGTGGGATATTCCTTTATCGGGCTTTATCACAGAAAAAGAAATATTTGTATAA
- a CDS encoding SufE family protein, with product MENQEKYNNLSRLVEKLKKSDDPKRKYEYILWLGKKLKEPDNEILVEENKVKGCVSEVFVKANIKGGKLFWEGYSDALITKGLLAFLITGLNELTPNEVIKIDKKFIEDTGLRSSLTPSRSNGFLNILLKMQSQANEFL from the coding sequence ATGGAAAATCAGGAAAAATACAATAATTTATCAAGATTAGTAGAAAAGTTGAAGAAATCAGATGATCCAAAAAGAAAATATGAATACATTTTGTGGTTAGGTAAAAAATTGAAAGAACCAGATAATGAAATCCTTGTTGAAGAAAATAAAGTTAAGGGATGCGTTTCAGAAGTTTTTGTTAAGGCAAATATTAAAGGTGGTAAATTATTTTGGGAAGGATATTCTGATGCCCTAATAACCAAGGGTTTGTTAGCATTTTTAATTACTGGGTTAAATGAATTAACACCAAATGAGGTTATTAAAATAGATAAGAAATTTATTGAAGATACTGGTTTGAGATCAAGCTTAACTCCTTCTCGATCAAATGGTTTTTTAAACATATTGTTGAAAATGCAGTCTCAAGCAAATGAATTTTTGTAG
- a CDS encoding homoserine dehydrogenase yields MRKCKIGIIGFGTVGSGIYKILSSEVDSHPILKEIEIAKIAVRDLNKKRDIELNKNLLTDDPFKLIYDPSIDVIVEVMGGVDLAKDIILQSLKFGKSVVTANKAVIARYGEEIYKTASKEGLYVLSEAAVCGGIPIIEPLKRSLKSNSIKKMVGIINGTTNFILSKMTNEKADYKKTLKLAQSLGYAEFDPTADVEGHDAADKISILSELAFGGKIKREEIHSEGISKINLKDIEYANKLGFEIKLLALSERGQINSNDSLALNIWVGPSLIPKSHPLSTVKGVNNALLIEADPLGEIMLYGPGAGSGPTAASVVSDILNLHAASVKNNNSTDPLLSFDFWRNCHIISYSQINKKNYLRIICFDSPGVIGKIGDIFGKNKVSIESIVQLDASEDKAEIVVITHEVNNGDFERSKDEINSLSEVKIIASQLSCI; encoded by the coding sequence ATGAGAAAATGCAAAATTGGGATTATAGGTTTTGGAACTGTAGGTTCAGGGATTTATAAAATATTAAGTTCTGAAGTTGATTCTCATCCAATTCTAAAAGAAATAGAAATTGCAAAAATAGCAGTTAGAGATCTTAATAAAAAAAGGGATATTGAGCTAAATAAAAATTTATTAACTGATGATCCATTTAAATTAATTTATGACCCCTCTATAGATGTAATTGTTGAAGTAATGGGTGGGGTTGATTTGGCGAAAGATATTATTCTGCAATCATTAAAATTTGGTAAATCTGTTGTTACAGCAAATAAAGCAGTCATTGCAAGATATGGAGAAGAAATATATAAAACTGCATCTAAAGAGGGACTTTATGTATTGTCAGAGGCGGCAGTTTGCGGGGGGATTCCTATAATTGAACCCTTAAAAAGATCATTAAAAAGTAACAGCATAAAAAAAATGGTTGGGATAATAAATGGCACAACAAATTTTATTCTTTCAAAGATGACAAATGAAAAAGCTGATTACAAGAAGACCTTAAAATTGGCCCAAAGCCTTGGGTATGCAGAATTTGATCCAACTGCAGATGTTGAGGGCCATGATGCTGCTGATAAGATTTCAATTCTTAGTGAACTTGCATTTGGAGGGAAAATTAAAAGAGAGGAGATTCATTCTGAGGGCATTAGTAAAATTAATCTAAAGGATATCGAATATGCCAATAAATTAGGGTTTGAAATAAAACTTTTAGCGCTCTCCGAAAGGGGACAAATTAATAGTAATGATTCACTCGCTTTAAATATTTGGGTAGGACCTTCTTTGATTCCAAAATCTCATCCATTGTCAACAGTTAAGGGAGTTAATAATGCCTTATTGATTGAGGCTGATCCTCTTGGAGAAATAATGTTATATGGTCCAGGTGCAGGGAGTGGCCCAACTGCAGCATCAGTAGTATCAGATATATTAAATCTGCATGCTGCCTCAGTAAAAAATAATAATTCAACCGATCCATTATTATCTTTTGATTTCTGGAGAAACTGCCATATAATAAGTTATTCACAAATAAATAAAAAAAATTACCTTAGAATTATTTGTTTTGATAGTCCAGGCGTCATAGGAAAGATTGGAGATATTTTTGGAAAGAATAAAGTATCAATTGAATCAATTGTTCAACTTGATGCTAGTGAGGACAAAGCTGAAATTGTCGTTATTACTCATGAGGTGAATAATGGAGATTTTGAAAGATCGAAAGATGAAATAAATTCGCTAAGTGAAGTCAAAATTATTGCAAGTCAATTAAGTTGTATTTAA
- a CDS encoding ABC transporter substrate-binding protein has product MKKKIVLSIFIILISFLQNSCGSKRISKKIIVASSGKIESLDPARANTLKAIQLISSLGDTLYELNSNGELIPELASGMPVISKDRLQITINLRKNVFFHDGTAFNSNAMKFTFDRFKRIGTMNYILGNKIKSIETPSEYSVIINLNKPSSSLNGLLTSVNLTPISPTFYKQYSDKFLNEKFVGTGKYVLTSFSNEVQSIDPYLNYWGEKPLNNGVNFVGYSNSSSLFGALKSKQIDVLLSNSIDDSQRKSLNDLSKNKQFNEGNSPFTELSFISLKTSSYPLSNLNLRLALAKSLNRKLISEKVSYGLRKPSRSIVPPIFKKDNQELWPKYDYLEARRLLQKENYCNGSILKIPLTYRSNVPADKLIALTWQEEIKSSLKDCIDIELNGVESTTVYKNLSLGIYTAVILDWTGAYSDPEAYLTPLLSCNEIVDGICKKGESVYSGSFWGSNKVESLFLESEKISGNKRLEKLVEIEKIAANSIPYIPIWISSQKAWSQNKISKPIFNGAGIISLSDLELIDE; this is encoded by the coding sequence ATGAAAAAAAAAATTGTTTTATCAATATTTATAATTTTAATTTCTTTTTTACAGAATTCTTGCGGCTCAAAAAGAATATCTAAAAAAATCATAGTAGCAAGTTCTGGAAAAATTGAATCTTTAGATCCAGCTAGAGCAAATACTCTTAAAGCAATTCAATTAATCAGTTCTCTTGGAGACACATTATATGAATTAAATTCTAACGGAGAATTAATACCTGAATTGGCCTCGGGGATGCCAGTTATTTCAAAGGATAGACTTCAAATAACAATCAATTTAAGAAAGAATGTTTTTTTTCACGATGGAACTGCATTTAATTCAAATGCTATGAAGTTTACCTTTGATAGATTCAAAAGAATTGGAACGATGAACTATATTTTAGGAAATAAGATTAAATCAATAGAAACGCCAAGTGAATATTCAGTCATAATAAATTTGAATAAACCATCAAGTTCTTTAAATGGTTTACTTACATCAGTAAATTTAACTCCAATATCTCCTACATTTTACAAACAATATTCTGATAAGTTTCTAAATGAAAAATTTGTTGGTACCGGCAAGTATGTGCTGACCAGTTTTTCTAATGAAGTTCAATCAATTGATCCATATTTGAATTATTGGGGGGAAAAGCCCTTAAATAACGGTGTTAATTTTGTGGGTTATTCAAATTCATCCTCTCTTTTTGGGGCTTTAAAAAGTAAACAAATTGACGTGCTTTTATCAAATTCAATTGATGATAGTCAGAGAAAAAGTTTAAATGATTTAAGCAAAAATAAACAGTTTAATGAAGGAAATAGCCCTTTCACCGAATTAAGTTTTATAAGCCTCAAAACTAGTTCTTATCCCTTGAGTAATCTTAATTTAAGACTGGCTTTGGCAAAAAGTCTTAATAGAAAATTGATTAGTGAGAAAGTAAGTTATGGATTAAGGAAGCCCTCTAGATCAATTGTTCCTCCGATATTCAAAAAAGATAATCAAGAACTGTGGCCTAAATATGATTATTTAGAAGCGAGAAGGTTATTGCAAAAAGAAAATTATTGCAATGGAAGTATTCTAAAAATACCCCTTACTTATAGATCGAATGTACCAGCTGATAAGCTTATTGCTCTGACATGGCAAGAAGAAATTAAAAGTTCTTTGAAAGATTGTATTGACATTGAACTTAATGGGGTTGAATCTACAACAGTTTATAAGAATCTAAGTTTAGGGATTTATACAGCAGTTATTCTCGATTGGACTGGTGCTTATTCAGATCCAGAAGCATATCTCACACCTCTTTTAAGTTGTAATGAAATAGTTGATGGCATATGTAAAAAAGGAGAATCGGTTTACAGCGGTAGTTTTTGGGGATCAAATAAAGTGGAAAGTTTATTTCTTGAGAGTGAAAAAATAAGTGGAAATAAAAGATTAGAAAAACTTGTTGAAATTGAAAAAATAGCAGCAAATTCAATCCCTTATATTCCTATTTGGATATCCTCTCAAAAAGCATGGTCTCAAAATAAAATATCAAAACCTATTTTTAATGGTGCAGGAATAATTTCATTGAGTGATCTAGAGTTAATTGATGAGTAG
- the ruvC gene encoding crossover junction endodeoxyribonuclease RuvC, whose translation MRIIGIDPGLARVGYGIIEIENERKIILDCGVIETGKDKKEEDRLYEIFQDLNELINHWNPTAAAVEKFFFYRSSTTISVVQARGVIMMVLASKKIDVSEYSPAQIKLTIAGSGKASKKDILDAVMYNLDLDKPPKPDDSADALAIALTKLNEDGFN comes from the coding sequence GTGAGAATAATTGGGATTGACCCTGGATTAGCTAGAGTTGGTTATGGAATAATTGAGATAGAAAATGAAAGAAAGATAATATTAGATTGTGGTGTTATTGAGACAGGTAAAGATAAAAAAGAAGAAGATAGACTTTATGAGATATTCCAAGATCTTAATGAATTAATAAATCATTGGAACCCAACTGCAGCGGCAGTAGAAAAATTTTTCTTTTACAGGTCAAGCACTACCATTAGTGTGGTGCAGGCCAGAGGTGTGATTATGATGGTATTGGCCTCTAAAAAAATTGATGTTAGTGAGTACTCACCTGCTCAGATAAAATTAACAATTGCTGGTTCTGGAAAGGCATCTAAGAAAGATATTCTTGATGCTGTTATGTATAACTTAGATCTTGACAAACCTCCAAAACCTGATGATTCAGCAGATGCATTGGCTATAGCACTCACAAAACTAAATGAGGATGGCTTTAACTGA